In Flavobacterium sp. WV_118_3, one DNA window encodes the following:
- a CDS encoding efflux RND transporter periplasmic adaptor subunit — protein sequence MKKSTKYILLGSVVLLVVVLVALSKSGVIGNKEKGTEVETTQANQMTIVETVSATGKIQPEIEVKISSDVSGEIIGLPVKEGQNVKKGDLLVRIKRDLYESGVNRSVASLSTSKAGLSQAEAQMKEAKANYDRNKQLFAKGVISKSEWDKIVSAYEVAVAAKQSAYYNVQSATATVTEANDNLNRTTIYAPVDGTISRLDVELGERVLGTQQMAGTELLRVANLNNMEVEVDVNENDIVKVNIGDPAKIEVDAYLKKEFKGVVTSISNSASSTLTADQVTNFKVKVRILKESYQDLLVGKQENYSPFRPGMTATVDIETKRKENILAVPISAVVMKTDADISGAKKDVMEELEKEEKEKTKGSTEKKFECVFVKVGDKAELRKIKSGIQDDTNIEIVEGLKKGDAIITGPYTTVTKDLKPGDKVVIKKNGVSDKGKDKK from the coding sequence ATGAAAAAGAGTACAAAATACATCCTGTTGGGTAGTGTTGTTTTGTTGGTTGTTGTATTGGTTGCCCTTAGTAAATCGGGTGTAATCGGTAACAAAGAAAAAGGAACGGAAGTAGAAACGACGCAAGCCAATCAGATGACGATTGTCGAAACGGTTTCGGCTACCGGGAAGATACAACCTGAAATTGAAGTGAAAATTTCATCCGATGTTTCCGGAGAGATTATTGGCCTTCCGGTTAAAGAAGGACAAAACGTAAAAAAAGGAGATTTGTTGGTTCGTATCAAACGCGACTTATACGAGTCGGGAGTGAACCGATCGGTAGCGTCTTTATCAACCTCCAAAGCAGGATTAAGCCAGGCGGAAGCTCAGATGAAAGAAGCCAAAGCTAACTACGATCGTAACAAACAGTTGTTTGCTAAAGGAGTTATTTCTAAATCCGAATGGGATAAAATCGTATCGGCCTACGAAGTAGCGGTTGCTGCCAAACAATCGGCCTATTATAATGTACAAAGTGCTACGGCAACCGTGACCGAAGCCAATGATAATTTAAACCGAACCACTATTTATGCACCGGTAGACGGAACCATTTCCCGACTGGATGTGGAATTAGGGGAACGTGTGTTAGGAACGCAACAAATGGCGGGTACCGAATTATTGCGTGTGGCCAACCTCAACAATATGGAAGTAGAAGTCGATGTAAACGAAAACGATATCGTTAAAGTAAATATCGGCGATCCGGCCAAAATCGAAGTGGATGCCTATCTGAAAAAAGAATTTAAAGGAGTGGTAACCAGTATTTCCAATTCGGCCAGTTCGACACTAACAGCCGATCAGGTGACAAACTTTAAAGTAAAAGTGCGCATCTTAAAAGAATCGTATCAGGATCTTTTGGTTGGAAAACAGGAGAATTATTCGCCTTTCCGACCGGGAATGACAGCAACGGTTGATATCGAAACCAAACGTAAAGAAAATATTCTGGCCGTGCCGATTAGTGCGGTAGTGATGAAAACCGATGCCGATATTTCAGGAGCTAAAAAAGATGTCATGGAAGAGTTGGAAAAAGAAGAAAAGGAAAAAACAAAAGGATCTACCGAAAAGAAATTCGAATGTGTATTTGTAAAAGTAGGCGATAAAGCAGAATTGCGTAAAATCAAATCCGGAATCCAGGACGATACGAATATCGAAATTGTCGAAGGTTTGAAGAAAGGGGATGCGATTATTACTGGTCCGTATACTACAGTTACCAAAGATTTAAAGCCCGGAGATAAAGTTGTGATCAAAAAAAACGGAGTCTCCGATAAAGGAAAAGATAAAAAATAA
- a CDS encoding mechanosensitive ion channel domain-containing protein has translation MNNFFIHYFNVLLDYSPKVISAIIILFVGIWGIRFIRKIAETVMTKRELEPTLIKFLLDFLIWALRILLFVSVISKLGIETSSFVAILGAIGLAVGLSLQGSLSNFAGGVLIILFKPFKVGDTIEAQSENGKVLGIQIFSTKILTAQNQIIYIPNGLLSNGKIKNFSQKTTRRTTLVVPTGYDSDIKNIKIKLEALVKNHPKVLQTPAPEVVISDMGEKNLIFSLRAWTYNADYGTVCSELLEESSKIVKVTTS, from the coding sequence ATGAATAACTTTTTTATTCACTATTTTAATGTTTTACTGGATTATTCACCCAAAGTGATCTCGGCCATCATTATCCTTTTTGTCGGAATTTGGGGAATCCGTTTTATCCGGAAAATTGCCGAAACGGTAATGACAAAAAGAGAACTGGAACCTACATTGATCAAATTCCTGTTGGACTTCCTGATCTGGGCTTTGCGTATTCTATTATTTGTATCGGTAATTTCCAAACTAGGTATCGAAACGTCATCGTTTGTCGCTATTTTAGGAGCCATCGGATTGGCCGTAGGTTTGTCGCTACAAGGTTCGCTTTCAAATTTTGCCGGTGGTGTATTAATCATCCTTTTTAAACCCTTTAAAGTAGGCGACACCATCGAAGCGCAATCTGAAAATGGAAAAGTATTAGGCATTCAGATATTTTCGACTAAAATATTAACCGCTCAAAACCAGATCATCTATATTCCGAACGGACTTTTATCCAACGGAAAGATTAAAAACTTTTCGCAGAAAACAACCCGTAGAACCACACTGGTAGTACCGACAGGATATGATTCGGACATCAAAAACATCAAAATCAAACTGGAAGCACTGGTAAAGAATCATCCGAAAGTATTACAAACTCCGGCACCTGAAGTAGTGATCAGCGATATGGGCGAAAAGAACCTGATTTTTTCCCTTCGCGCCTGGACCTATAATGCCGATTATGGTACCGTTTGTTCGGAATTACTGGAAGAAAGCAGCAAGATTGTTAAAGTTACGACTTCTTAG
- a CDS encoding dodecin family protein, producing the protein MGVLKVIELLSSSEVSWEEATRKAVAEASKTLKHIRSVYVQEQSAVVNDDQVTEFRVNLKLTFEIK; encoded by the coding sequence ATGGGAGTCCTAAAAGTTATCGAGTTACTTTCCAGTTCGGAAGTAAGCTGGGAAGAAGCCACCCGAAAAGCGGTTGCGGAAGCATCGAAAACCCTGAAACATATCCGATCGGTTTATGTTCAGGAACAGAGCGCCGTTGTTAACGATGATCAGGTGACAGAATTCAGGGTAAACCTGAAACTTACTTTTGAAATAAAATAA
- a CDS encoding thioredoxin domain-containing protein, with product MNAFFKTMNELQYESSPYLLQHAQNPIHWKAWNDATLATAKTENKLMIVSIGYSACHWCHVMEHESFEDTEVAAVMNTGFISVKVDREERPDVDAIYMKAVQLMTSHGGWPLNVVCLPDGRPVWGGTYFKKDNWMDILSQLQNLYQTNPGKMLEYAEKLHEGISFLGIVNHTQANPEEQDPARIKILIEKWSKSFDWDFGGYARAPKFMMPNNFIFLQRFGYQTASKDLLDFVDLTLTKMAHGGLFDVLGGGFSRYSVDMRWHVPHFEKMLYDNGQLVTLYAQAYKRTQNPLYQEVIEKTLAFVERELLHPEGGFYAALDADSLNAKQQLEEGAYYVWQKEQLQQLLQDDFEVFSALFNINDFGYWEHDNYVLIQSQTLDSIAEQFGLTVAVLSDKKQQWEQLLFREQQKRPKPRLDDKSLTSWNAIMLKGYTEAYNALGSASFLERALQNASFIIQKLWSEDGYLWHSYKNGQSSIVGFLEDYAFTIDAFISLYQATLDETFLYHAKQLTDYCFDHFYDETQQFFLFKAKNTTALIAEHYEIEDNVIPSSNSVMANNLYTLGILFHNSHYEKTALQMLNHVIPNIDYGSAFSNWLNLWMNLSTDNKELAVCGADAIAGIKAVQQQYLPHVVLAGSTSPSKIPFLQNRFDEKDTLFYICENRNCQLPVRELTTVLDELAIK from the coding sequence ATGAACGCCTTTTTTAAAACCATGAACGAACTCCAATACGAATCCAGTCCTTACCTACTCCAACATGCGCAAAATCCGATCCATTGGAAAGCGTGGAACGATGCTACACTGGCCACTGCCAAAACCGAAAACAAATTGATGATCGTTAGTATCGGATATTCGGCCTGCCATTGGTGCCATGTGATGGAACACGAAAGTTTTGAAGACACCGAAGTAGCCGCCGTAATGAATACCGGATTTATTTCCGTTAAAGTCGACCGCGAAGAACGTCCCGATGTGGATGCCATCTATATGAAAGCCGTACAACTAATGACCAGTCATGGCGGATGGCCGCTCAATGTGGTTTGTTTACCGGATGGCCGACCGGTTTGGGGTGGCACCTATTTTAAAAAGGACAACTGGATGGATATTTTAAGCCAGCTTCAAAACCTGTATCAGACCAATCCCGGCAAGATGCTGGAATATGCCGAAAAACTACACGAAGGCATTTCGTTTTTAGGAATCGTAAACCACACACAAGCCAATCCCGAAGAACAGGATCCGGCACGTATTAAAATACTGATTGAAAAGTGGTCCAAAAGTTTCGACTGGGATTTTGGCGGTTATGCACGTGCGCCTAAATTTATGATGCCGAATAATTTTATTTTCCTACAACGATTCGGCTACCAAACGGCTTCAAAAGACCTTTTAGATTTTGTAGATCTAACCCTGACCAAAATGGCTCACGGCGGACTATTTGACGTTTTGGGTGGTGGCTTTTCCCGTTACTCCGTCGATATGCGCTGGCATGTTCCGCATTTCGAAAAAATGCTTTATGATAACGGTCAGTTGGTTACACTATATGCTCAGGCTTATAAGCGGACACAAAATCCGCTGTATCAAGAAGTAATCGAAAAAACGTTGGCATTCGTCGAACGCGAACTTTTACATCCGGAAGGCGGTTTTTATGCGGCGCTCGATGCCGACAGTTTAAATGCAAAACAGCAACTCGAAGAAGGCGCTTATTACGTTTGGCAAAAAGAACAACTGCAACAACTTTTACAGGACGATTTTGAAGTTTTTAGCGCCTTGTTTAATATTAATGACTTCGGCTATTGGGAACACGACAATTACGTGCTTATCCAAAGTCAGACACTGGACAGTATTGCTGAACAATTCGGATTAACCGTAGCCGTGCTTTCTGACAAAAAACAACAGTGGGAACAGTTATTATTCCGCGAACAGCAAAAAAGGCCCAAACCACGACTGGATGATAAATCGCTCACGTCGTGGAATGCCATTATGCTAAAAGGTTATACCGAGGCGTACAATGCTCTTGGCTCGGCTTCCTTTTTGGAACGGGCACTTCAGAACGCCTCTTTTATCATCCAAAAACTTTGGTCGGAAGATGGCTATTTATGGCATAGCTATAAAAACGGACAAAGTAGTATCGTTGGATTTTTAGAAGATTATGCCTTTACGATCGACGCCTTTATCAGTTTGTATCAGGCTACACTGGACGAAACCTTTTTGTATCACGCCAAACAATTAACCGATTATTGCTTTGATCATTTCTATGATGAAACACAGCAATTTTTCCTGTTTAAAGCCAAAAACACCACAGCCTTAATCGCCGAACATTATGAAATTGAAGACAACGTAATCCCGTCGTCCAACTCGGTTATGGCGAACAACCTGTATACGCTTGGGATACTGTTTCACAACAGTCATTATGAAAAAACGGCCCTGCAAATGCTTAACCATGTCATTCCCAATATCGATTATGGTTCGGCTTTTTCAAACTGGCTGAATTTATGGATGAACCTATCAACCGACAACAAAGAACTGGCCGTTTGCGGTGCGGATGCGATTGCCGGTATAAAGGCGGTGCAGCAGCAATACCTACCGCATGTGGTTCTCGCCGGAAGTACAAGTCCGTCAAAAATTCCATTCCTTCAAAATCGATTTGACGAAAAGGACACACTGTTTTATATTTGCGAAAACAGAAACTGTCAGCTACCCGTTCGTGAACTGACCACCGTATTAGACGAATTAGCAATTAAATAA
- a CDS encoding NifU family protein produces the protein MLKVTIRDTQNPAIVKFEFPDFITKSESFEFKNIDETAPSPLAKQLFYLPFVKTVYISGNFIAIEKYSIVEWHEVKELLAEQIESFVDKGGKIINIDENKSKKVPVTVYAETTPNPSVLKFVASRLLTKTSVEFKNIDETAASPLAKELFKLPFVKEVFIDENYISITKYDINEWQEITQEVRTFIKNYIEEGNPIIDETQIVKTSNHEKQQEEYFNNLDVTSQQIINILDEYVKPAVASDGGNIIFESYDETDKRVKVILQGACSGCPSSTFTLKNGIENMLKEMLHDQNIKVEAVNG, from the coding sequence ATGTTAAAAGTAACAATACGAGATACGCAAAACCCTGCTATTGTGAAGTTTGAATTTCCAGATTTCATAACAAAAAGTGAAAGTTTCGAGTTTAAAAACATCGACGAAACCGCACCGTCACCCCTTGCAAAACAGCTATTTTACCTACCTTTTGTTAAGACCGTATATATTTCTGGCAACTTTATTGCCATCGAAAAATATTCGATTGTAGAATGGCATGAGGTAAAAGAATTATTGGCCGAACAGATCGAAAGTTTTGTAGATAAAGGCGGAAAAATCATCAACATCGATGAAAATAAAAGCAAAAAAGTACCGGTTACGGTTTATGCGGAAACAACCCCTAACCCATCGGTATTAAAATTTGTTGCCAGTCGGCTACTGACTAAAACCAGTGTGGAGTTTAAAAACATCGACGAAACGGCTGCGTCACCGTTGGCAAAAGAATTATTCAAGCTTCCGTTTGTAAAAGAGGTTTTTATTGACGAAAACTATATTTCGATTACCAAATACGACATTAACGAGTGGCAGGAGATTACACAGGAGGTGCGTACCTTTATCAAAAATTACATTGAAGAAGGCAACCCCATTATTGATGAGACCCAGATTGTAAAAACTTCTAATCACGAAAAACAACAGGAGGAGTATTTCAACAACCTGGATGTGACGTCACAGCAAATCATCAATATCCTGGACGAATATGTAAAACCGGCTGTAGCTTCGGATGGTGGTAACATTATTTTCGAATCGTACGATGAAACCGACAAACGCGTAAAGGTGATCCTTCAGGGCGCTTGCAGCGGTTGCCCGTCGTCGACTTTTACGTTGAAAAACGGTATTGAAAACATGCTAAAAGAAATGTTACACGATCAAAACATTAAAGTAGAAGCGGTAAACGGCTAA
- the tsaB gene encoding tRNA (adenosine(37)-N6)-threonylcarbamoyltransferase complex dimerization subunit type 1 TsaB, whose protein sequence is MAYILNIETATKNCSVTLAKDGEILVCLEMAEEGYSHAEKLHVFFEQALQQAGLAFQDLNAIAVSQGPGSYTGLRIGVSAAKGLCYALNIPLLAIDTLETLARQLTLTEGKIIPMIDARRMEVFTAVFDSSYSRLRATEAEIIETTTYDTLEGTLHLVGDGAAKCKAVLNDPRFIYHDAIVYPSAREMSRISFEKYQKSDTVDVAYFEPFYLKDFVMTTKPKKS, encoded by the coding sequence ATGGCTTACATTCTGAATATTGAAACGGCAACAAAGAATTGTTCCGTAACCCTCGCAAAAGACGGAGAAATACTGGTGTGTCTTGAGATGGCCGAAGAAGGCTATTCCCACGCAGAAAAACTTCATGTCTTTTTTGAACAGGCTTTGCAACAGGCTGGGTTGGCATTTCAGGATTTGAACGCGATAGCGGTAAGTCAGGGACCGGGTTCGTATACCGGACTTCGCATCGGTGTTTCGGCGGCCAAAGGTTTGTGTTATGCATTGAATATTCCATTGTTGGCGATTGATACGCTGGAAACCCTGGCGCGACAGTTAACGCTAACCGAAGGAAAGATTATCCCGATGATTGATGCCCGAAGAATGGAAGTTTTTACCGCTGTTTTTGATTCTTCCTATTCCCGATTACGGGCTACGGAAGCAGAAATTATTGAAACTACAACATACGATACACTCGAAGGAACGTTGCATTTGGTTGGCGATGGTGCCGCAAAATGCAAAGCGGTTTTAAACGATCCGAGGTTTATATACCATGATGCTATTGTATATCCGTCGGCCAGAGAAATGAGCCGGATCTCCTTTGAAAAGTATCAAAAAAGCGACACCGTAGATGTCGCTTACTTTGAACCTTTTTATTTAAAAGACTTCGTGATGACTACAAAGCCTAAGAAGTCGTAA
- a CDS encoding TolC family protein has translation MKNTTLLFLGLSMVTIQMKAQAKKWTLEECVNHAMEKNISIRQSILDKQVAEISKKDAWGSFLPTVNGQASHSWNVGLNQNITTGLLENQTIQYTSAALNVGIDIYKGLQHQNQLRKANLSIIASQYQLQKMQEDVSLNVVNAYLQILFNKENLKVQTKQLAYDTKQMERTQELVDAGVVPKGDLLDVKATVMADNQKLIAGENALLLSKLSLAQLLQLDDFQEFDIVDSETPVQNSSVLLENPKNIFQKAKETRANIKIAEANVSIAEKDLSIARGKYHPTLQGFYSFSTRAAYADRITGYQLDAANPTLPTQYFTENGLQVLQNNYRPVLGSPEPIFDQFSNNKGQNFGLSLNIPLLNGFSVRNNVERSKVALERSRIALEQQELDLERTVYTAFTDTKGSLKSYEAAVATLEARQESFNYAKERYEVGLMNVFDFTQAQTLFVNAQSEVLRTKYDYIFRTKILEFYFGLPIIQK, from the coding sequence ATGAAGAACACAACATTGCTGTTTTTGGGTTTGTCGATGGTGACAATTCAAATGAAAGCACAAGCTAAAAAATGGACTTTGGAAGAGTGTGTGAATCACGCAATGGAGAAGAATATTTCGATCCGACAATCGATTTTAGATAAACAGGTGGCCGAAATCTCTAAAAAAGATGCCTGGGGTAGTTTCCTGCCAACTGTTAACGGACAAGCATCGCACTCCTGGAACGTGGGTTTAAACCAGAACATCACCACAGGTCTTTTGGAAAATCAAACCATTCAGTATACTTCTGCCGCATTAAATGTGGGAATTGATATTTATAAAGGGTTACAGCATCAAAATCAGTTGCGAAAAGCCAATCTTTCGATCATCGCGTCACAATATCAGTTGCAGAAAATGCAGGAAGATGTTTCGTTGAATGTTGTGAATGCCTATTTGCAAATCCTTTTCAATAAAGAAAATCTGAAAGTTCAGACCAAACAGCTGGCCTACGATACCAAACAAATGGAGCGTACACAAGAGCTTGTGGATGCCGGAGTAGTGCCTAAAGGGGACTTACTGGATGTGAAAGCTACGGTGATGGCAGACAATCAGAAATTGATTGCCGGAGAAAACGCACTGTTGTTGTCAAAGCTAAGTTTGGCGCAATTATTACAACTGGACGACTTTCAGGAGTTTGATATTGTTGATTCTGAAACGCCGGTGCAAAACAGTAGTGTGTTGCTTGAAAATCCAAAAAATATTTTTCAGAAAGCAAAAGAAACCCGAGCGAATATAAAAATTGCGGAAGCCAATGTTTCGATAGCCGAAAAAGATTTGTCTATCGCAAGAGGAAAATACCATCCGACACTTCAGGGATTCTATAGTTTCAGTACCCGTGCGGCTTATGCCGATAGAATTACCGGTTACCAACTGGATGCGGCTAATCCGACGCTTCCAACACAGTATTTCACGGAAAATGGATTACAGGTGTTGCAAAACAACTACCGTCCGGTTTTAGGAAGTCCGGAACCAATTTTTGATCAGTTTAGCAATAACAAAGGACAGAATTTTGGGTTATCGTTAAATATTCCGTTGCTAAATGGTTTCTCAGTTCGTAATAATGTCGAGCGTTCTAAAGTAGCGTTGGAGCGTTCCAGAATCGCATTGGAACAACAGGAACTGGATTTGGAAAGAACTGTTTATACCGCTTTTACCGATACCAAAGGATCGCTTAAATCATACGAAGCGGCTGTGGCAACGCTGGAAGCCCGACAAGAATCGTTTAACTATGCAAAAGAGCGTTATGAAGTGGGCTTGATGAATGTTTTCGATTTTACACAGGCGCAAACCTTATTCGTAAATGCCCAGTCGGAAGTGTTGCGAACAAAATATGATTATATATTCAGAACGAAAATATTGGAATTCTACTTTGGGTTGCCAATTATTCAAAAATAA
- a CDS encoding DUF4403 family protein, with amino-acid sequence MKTFFSFLAVISLAMLITRCGTTGKINTLKPEPSDNKPAVYETTTSFINMPIEIPLKEIEIQLNKSLNGLIYNDSILADDKTEMKIWKQAPIKLTEKDGKIRSVIPLKIWTKFKYGTDFLGLNDTKEINLNGQITLLSDAKLSNWKLSTTSVIEDFEWKDSPSIVVAGKNVPITYVVNPTIRLFKAKIAKTIDDAINKTTDFKPQVLAVLEKISTPFKTSEVYETWFKVAPTELYVTDAILSKSKITMDMGLKCKMQTIVGQEPLNTFKKEAIVLKPVAKMPNKIEATVAAVSTYESASRIITKNFQGKEFASGSRKITIQKVDLWHKDGKMIIALSMTGSLDGTIYLSGIPNYNAVSKEIYFDQMDYVLNTKGILTKTANWLMQGYILNKIQESCRYSIKDNLEEGKKNMLPYLNNYSPMKGVFVNGNINDFIFDKVEVTDKAIIAFIKTSGQMSIKIDGME; translated from the coding sequence ATGAAAACTTTTTTTTCATTCCTGGCAGTGATAAGCCTGGCAATGCTAATAACCCGTTGCGGAACTACCGGAAAAATTAACACCCTAAAACCGGAGCCGAGCGACAACAAACCCGCGGTTTACGAAACCACCACTTCTTTTATCAATATGCCGATAGAAATTCCGCTAAAGGAAATTGAAATCCAACTTAACAAATCCCTAAACGGATTAATTTATAACGACAGTATTCTGGCCGATGATAAAACGGAAATGAAAATCTGGAAACAGGCTCCGATAAAATTAACGGAAAAAGATGGCAAAATCCGATCGGTAATTCCTTTAAAAATATGGACCAAATTCAAATACGGGACTGATTTTTTAGGGTTGAACGACACGAAAGAAATCAACTTAAACGGACAAATCACTCTTTTGAGTGATGCAAAATTATCGAACTGGAAACTTTCGACCACTTCTGTAATTGAAGATTTCGAATGGAAAGACAGTCCGAGTATTGTGGTAGCCGGCAAAAACGTACCGATCACCTATGTTGTCAATCCGACGATCCGTTTGTTTAAAGCCAAAATTGCCAAAACGATAGACGATGCCATCAACAAAACCACCGATTTCAAGCCACAGGTATTAGCCGTTCTGGAAAAAATCAGTACGCCGTTTAAAACCAGCGAGGTTTACGAAACCTGGTTTAAGGTAGCGCCAACCGAATTATACGTGACCGACGCCATCCTTTCGAAAAGCAAAATCACGATGGATATGGGCTTAAAATGCAAAATGCAAACCATCGTAGGTCAGGAGCCCCTAAACACGTTTAAAAAAGAAGCTATCGTTTTAAAACCGGTAGCCAAAATGCCAAACAAGATCGAAGCTACGGTTGCCGCGGTTTCGACTTATGAAAGTGCATCGCGTATCATCACCAAAAACTTCCAGGGTAAGGAATTTGCTTCCGGAAGCCGCAAGATCACCATTCAAAAAGTTGACCTATGGCATAAAGATGGTAAAATGATCATAGCATTAAGCATGACCGGCAGTTTAGACGGGACGATTTACCTGTCGGGAATCCCGAACTACAATGCGGTTTCGAAAGAGATTTATTTTGACCAAATGGACTATGTTTTAAACACCAAAGGTATTCTAACCAAAACGGCCAACTGGTTGATGCAAGGCTATATTCTAAATAAGATACAGGAAAGCTGTCGTTATTCGATTAAGGACAATCTGGAAGAAGGCAAGAAAAACATGTTGCCATACTTAAACAACTATTCGCCAATGAAAGGTGTTTTTGTGAACGGAAACATTAACGATTTTATTTTTGATAAAGTTGAGGTTACCGATAAAGCGATTATTGCTTTTATTAAAACTTCCGGACAAATGAGTATTAAAATCGACGGAATGGAGTAA